In Cryptococcus deuterogattii R265 chromosome 4, complete sequence, a genomic segment contains:
- a CDS encoding pre-60S factor REI1 yields the protein MFTCISCRVAFESADEQRAHFLTDWHRYNMKRRVANLPPVAAASFNEKVLERREQNAVRTDPRSLACAACNKQFSSENAFRTHVQSKKHRDREAAAASAERLGKKPAPAPAKTEDEEDDESEDEASEMDVEGEDGEEGDFEQKMANLRRRIKPADCLFCTRRSETVDENVGHMASIHSFFIPDREILIDLSGLLSYLGEKVAIGNLCLFCPNGGKEFGSLEAVRKHMIDKNHCKLAYETGEDRAELADFYDFQGDSDDEDWEDEDGEEIEPDEEVMDVSDRPQRPKKASVALAADGLSLVLPSGRTLGHRSLKVYYDQRYRPSDDSDVDQSALKVALVRKKLADPSLALVPVAGGHGAFGRGQQLMKARNAGEAKWAKKQGRNFQDQTKREQFKTKIGYIHNNQKHFRDPLLQ from the exons ATGTTCACCTGTATCTCATGCCGTGTGGCATTCGAGTCTGCCGACGAGCAGCGTGCCCACTTCTTGACAGACTGGCACCGCTACAACATGAAGCGTAGGGTTGCAAACCTTCCTCCAGTAGCTGCCGCTTCTTTCAACGAAAAAgtcttggaaagaagggaacaAAATGCTGTCAGGACAGACCCTAGAAGCTTGGCATGTGCCGCTTGCAA CAAGCAATTCTCATCTGAAAACGCGTTCAGGACTCACGTTCAATCCAAAAAGCACCGAGACAGAGAAGCCGCTGCCGCTTCTGCTGAACGATTAGGCAAGAagcctgctcctgctcctgccaagaccgaggacgaggaggatgatgaatccGAGGACGAGGCGAGcgagatggatgttgagGGCGAGGAcggtgaagagggtgaCTTTGAGCAAAAGATGGCCAATCTCCGACGACGTATAAAACCGGCAGACTGTCTTTTCTGTACCCGCCGTTCCGAAACTGTCGACGAAAACGTCGGTCACATGGCGAGTATCCACAGTTTCTTCATTCCCGACAGAGAAATTTTAATCGACCTCTCCGGCCTCCTTTCATACCTCGGCGAAAAGGTAGCTATCGGTAATCtttgtctcttctgccCTAATGGCGGCAAGGAATTCGGCAGTTTGGAAGCTGTACGAAAGCACATGATTGACAAGAACCACTGCAAGCTTGCGTACGAGACGGGCGAGGACCGTGCAGAGTTGGCCGACTTCTACGATTTCCAAGGTGACAGTGATGACGAGGActgggaggatgaggatggagaagagatcgaACCAGATGAAGAGGTTATGGACGTCTCAGACAGACCTCAAAGACCTAAAAAGGCCAGTGTCGCATTGGCCGCTGATGGTCTTTCCCTCGTCCTTCCTTCAGGGCGTACACTGGGGCATCGTTCCCTTAAAGTATACTATGACCAGCGGTACCGCCCTTCGGACGACTCTGACGTCGATCAATCTGCCCTCAAAGTTGCTCTTGTAAGAAAGAAGCTTGCAGATCCTTCTCTTGCGCTTGTACCCGTTGCCGGTGGCCACGGCGCGTTTGGTAGGGGCCAGCAGTTGATGAAGGCGAGAAATGCGGGTGAGGCTAAGTGGGCAAAGAAACAAGGAAGGAATTTCCAGGACCAAACGAAGAGAGAACAGTTCAAAACCAAAATCGGTTACATTCACAACAACCAAAAAC ACTTCCGAGACCCTCTTT TGCAATAA
- a CDS encoding histone H2B — MAPKSVASKAPASQASKAPAAASKAPAKAAKTSAAPKDGAKKRSKKRVESYSSYIYKVLKQVHPDTGISNKAMSILNSFVSDIFERIATEASKLASYNHRSTISSREIQTSVRLILPGELSKHAISEGTKAVTKYSSSK; from the exons ATGGCTCCCAAGTCCGTCGCTTCCAAGGCTCCTGCTTCTCAGGCCTCTAAGGCCCCCGCTGCCGCGTCCAAGGCTCCTGCCAAG GCTGCCAAGACTTCTGCTGCTCCCAAGGATGGTGCTAAGAAGAGGTccaagaagagggttgaGTCTTACTCTTCTTACATTTACAAGGTCCTCAAGCAGGTTCACCCCGACACTGGTATCTC TAACAAGGCCATGTCTATCCTCAACTCTTTCGTCTCCGACATTTTCGAGCGAATTGCCACTGAGGCTTCCAAGCTTGCTTCTTACAACCACCGATctaccatctcttctcgagAGATCCAGACCTCTGTCCGACTCATCCTTCC TGGTGAACTCTCCAAGCACGCCATCTCTGAGGGTACCAAGGCCGTCACCAagtactcttcttccaagtaA
- a CDS encoding ATP-dependent RNA helicase DBP10, whose amino-acid sequence MAAITPSWALETTADGEVKEKTSGPGGQWRALNVGPDLIRSLLMRKFKSPTPIQRAAIPPALSIPPRDILGMARTGSGKTLAYLIPLLQRTGSAHHGQGPRALILCPSRELAVQIYSVGKDLARGMSKGNGKGKNKDEGEEDEEGKGKEGLRWAVIIGGEGMDAQFEKMSSNPDIVIATPGRFLHLIVEMHMDLRHLQTVIYDEADRLFEMGFDVQLREILHRLPSTRQNLLFSATLPSSVAEFAKAGLVNPLLVRLDAEKKISPDLSLKFLSVKPGEKEASLLVLLREIIGKPNQPQPADPSSAPQAIVFVATKHHVDYVAELLSTTGYRTSLIYSSLDQVARQQQLAGFRNHQTDILVVTDVAARGLDIPVMDHVINYDFPAGPRIFVHRVGRTARAGRKGTAYSLIVKEDFPYLCDLHTFLGTERMGEPVEALRSLPIEQLSENIEYVFHNLDETAPHLTSLRNVMRKGQGMFERSRTKANSTSYRQAKALASALSNNPPRIDDMFEDAMEDEVNEEKARLLAKVAAFTPSETVFEVGKRESESAVIMKKRRKTVDERQKRVSKAEAEKSTASGMEKAPVKELPAPQLPTKNFKDPSFYLDHTQRGAEAEKGYSLKSGVESLSGAITDMTADEGTGPKAQKASQLSWDRKKHKFIKKNGSADGEKMIRSESGALLPASYSSGKYQEWKSKRKHMSDGPVEALGGGRRGRHGPPGQKRKAEDRDGEEDAGGKGGKNQGNVKGKGKDDFKQKTPGKPGKKGTKQSSGLKSAMDIRKQREIAQKRKEKNARKPHKFRK is encoded by the exons ATGGCAGCGATAACTCCTTCATGGGCACTTGAGACAACAGCAGATGGGGAggtaaaggagaagacatCCGGCCCAGGTGGTCAATGGCGCGCTCTCA ATGTCGGACCCGACCTCATCCGCTCTTTGCTGATGCGCAAGTTCAAGTCCCCAACACCTATCCAGCGAGCAGCTATTCCCCCTGCTCTCTCTATCCCACCAAGGGATATCCTTGGTATGGCCAGAACCGGTTCCGGTAAAACTTTGGCGTACcttatccctcttcttcaaaggACTGGATCGGCACACCATGGACAGGGTCCTAGAGCTTTGATTCTCTGTCCGAGTCGAGAGTTGGCGGTGCAAATCTATTCTGTTGGGAAGGACCTTGCCAGAGGGATGAGTAAGGGCaatggaaagggaaagaacaaggatgaaggcgaggaagatgaggaaggcaagggaaaagagggatTGAGATGGGCTGTCATTATTGGCGGTGAAGGAATGGACGCTCAGTTTGAAAAGATGTCTTCCAATCCTGATAT TGTAATTGCTACACCTGGTCGATTCCTCCATCTTATCGTTGAAATGCACATGGACCttcgacatcttcaaacGGTCATTTACGATGAAGCTGATCGACTTTTCGAAATGGGTTTCGATGTCCAGCTCAGAGAAATCCTTCATCGTCTCCCCTCGACCCGTCAAAACCTGTTGTTCTCTGCTACTCTCCCCTCATCCGTGGCCGAATTCGCCAAGGCCGGTCTCGTGAACCCTCTCCTTGTCCGCCTTGATGCCGAAAAGAAGATTTCGCCCGATCTTTCCCTCAAATTTCTTTCTGTCAAACctggagaaaaggaggcgTCCTTACTTGTTCTTTTGAGAGAAATTATTGGCAAGCCCAATCAACCTCAACCTGCCGACCCCTCCTCTGCCCCTCAGGCTATAGTCTTCGTAGCGACTAAGCACCACGTCGACTATGTCGCCGAGCTTTTAAGTACGACCGGGTACCGCACCTCTCTCATTTACAGTTCGCTCGACCAAGTTGCGCGTCAACAGCAACTTGCCGGTTTTCGTAATCACCAAACCGATATTCTTGTCGTCACAGACGTGGCTGCCCGTGGTCTTGATATCCCCGTCATGGACCACGTCATCAACTATGATTTCCCTGCTGGCCCTCGTATCTTTGTTCACCGTGTCGGTCGTACGGCACGAGCCGGTCGAAAAGGTACCGCCTACTCCCTCATTGTCAAGGAAGATTTCCCTTACCTCTGCGACCTCCACACTTTTCTCGGCACTGAGCGAATGGGCGAGCCCGTAGAAGCCCTACGTTCCCTTCCTATTGAGCAGCTCAGCGAGAATATCGAGTACGTTTTCCACAACCTAGACGAAACTGCGCCGCACCTCACTTCTTTGCGCAACGTCATGCGCAAAGGTCAAGGCATGTTTGAACGTTCCCGTACTAAAGCCAACTCCACGTCTTATCGTCAGGCGAAAGCTCTCGCTTCCGCTCTCAGTAACAATCCTCCCCGAATTGACGACATGTTTGAAGATgcgatggaggatgaggtgaatgaagaaaaagctaGATTGCTAGCTAAAGTGGCAGCGTTCACGCCGTCTGAGACTGTATTTGAAGTCGGGAAACGCGAGAGTGAGAGCGCCGTTatcatgaagaagaggagaaagacaGTGGACGAGAGGCAGAAACGAGTCTCAAAGGCCGAAGCCGAGAAGAGTACCGCGAGCGGTATGGAGAAAGCCCCTGTCAAAGAGCTTCCCGCTCCTCAGCTTCCTACCAAAAACTTCAAAGACCCTTCCTTCTATCTCGACCATACGCAACGCGGAGCTGAGGCTGAAAAGGGTTACTCTCTCAAATCTGGCGTGGAGTCTCTCTCTGGTGCAATCACTGATATGACCGCCGATGAAGGTACAGGACCGAAAGCCCAAAAGGCCAGTCAACTCAGCTGGGACAGGAAGAAACACAAGttcatcaagaagaacggTAGTGctgatggagaaaagatgattaGGAGTGAAAGTGGTGCATTGTTACCTGCTAGTTATAGCAGTGGCAAGTATCAGGAATGGAAgtcgaagaggaagcaCATGTCCGATGGGCCGGTAGAGGCCTTAGGAGGTGGTAGGAGGGGAAGGCATGGACCACCAgggcaaaaaagaaaagcagaagatagagatggggaagaggatgcaGGTGGAAAGGGTGGGAAAAATCAAGGAAATGTCAAGGGTAAGGGCAAGGACGATTTTAAGCAAAAGACTCCTGGGAAGCCTGGCAAGAAGGGAACCAAGCAGTCATCTGGACTCAAGTCTGCCATGGATATCAGGAAACAGAGGGAGATTGCCCAAAAG agaaaagagaagaacgCTCGAAAGCCCCACAAGTTCAGAAAGTAA
- a CDS encoding chromatin structure-remodeling complex subunit RSC9, which produces MQHHPTAAAQPSRTIAPMPHHRVQQPRITPYTPNVRDLNPGPKNRLILALRSNIPFEVDWALPQLVVASFDQSDGFKLEAWPDSVRALQEWPAKWLEGLEREAAVFEMKAGRLDFEGDETNEEERMTKRRKRDLALGAMVEWENDPKVEQRATNSLLVLRNASFYAPNAKILSNSSFLAFLADFFSLPPPFLQHLCLKTPEPIHHILIIVQSIFPHLRVDMPGIDRIKHIFGVVFPQLFVDTRDIAMMNNLIPLMMMGQTIPNNQPPPPELIPHLLQLLVLRPPGPLLDLTLDILISLSTNPIHSRAMLSHPSFPYHLKSIIALLEHQARPVVNALDPPISTRGKMVRNPAGQSCRAEELYQRRTKEREAALGHMDPMAGGRPVYNEVGDKPPTFSAATKKRLFRMKEPERSIEWMHQSFVYSSTAQVLQVTFWHAYRDFFTNPACVEPMLSASDVIKNVTAAFPGASAKVWTDATGAQKFVIAGVGFRKRSDDDERFTCYWDACPQRHSATNPVQLLEHIRNYHLQPFSAPRCQWGSCDHCLCTYSHLLTHIPLGQPPSSISIPDAISCHIADHSSSVLQRKITNRTVPPLSNVRLAVQGAFTPVDARRQPTGAAFLAALLIRNLARTLRAEISLALPDSSHAQSQEAADEAQARKRHLLEERYGLPIPDSVLKEEEEEQANMQQGQELDMSEEERERAKRSFENVEERIIKVMLENVSGITQYLGDALGL; this is translated from the exons ATGCAGCACCACCCAACGGCTGCGGCACAGCCAAGCCGCACCATCGCTCCTATGCCTCACCACCGCGTCCAACAACCCCGCATCACCCCTTACACCCCAAACGTACGCGACCTCAACCCGGGACCTAAGAACAGACTTATCCTCGCCCTTCGCTCCAACATCCCCTTTGAAGTCGATTGGGCACTGCCGCAGCTCGTTGTCGCCAGTTTTGACCAGTCGGACGGGTTCAAGCTCGAGGCGTGGCCAGACAGCGTTCGTGCCCTGCAGGAATGGCCGGCCAAGTGGCTTGAAGGGCTGGAAAGGGAGGCCGCGGTGTTTGAGATGAAAGCAGGGCGATTGGATTTTGAGGGGGATGAGACtaacgaagaagagaggatgacgaAACGTAGGAAGAGAGACCTGGCACTGGGCGCAATGGTAGAATGGGAGAATGATCCCAAGGTGGAACAACGGGCGACCAACTCTTTGCTCGTCCTCAGAAACGCATCCTTCTACGCACCCAACGCAAAGATCCTCTCAAACTCGAGTTTTCTCGCCTTTCTCGccgatttcttctctttgcctCCACCGTTTCTCCAGCATCTTTGCTTGAAGACCCCGGAGCCGATACACcatatcctcatcatcgtccagTCCATCTTCCCCCATTTGCGGGTGGACATGCCGGGTATCGACCGCATCAAACACATTTTCGGCGTCGTCTTCCCTCAGCTTTTTGTTGATACCCGCGATATCGCAATGATGAACAACCTCATCCCTCTCATGATGATGGGCCAAACAATCCCCAACAaccaacctcctccacctgaACTcatccctcatcttctccagcttcttgttctccgTCCACCAGGCCCGCTACTCGATTTGACTCttgacatcctcatctccctctccaccaaccCAATTCACTCCCGTGCCATgctctcccatccttcattccCGTACCATCTCAAATCCATCATAGCCCTACTCGAACACCAAGCTCGTCCAGTGGTGAATGCCCTCGATCCTCCGATTTCTACAAGAGGGAAAATGGTGCGCAACCCAGCAGGACAGAGTTGTAGAGCAGAGGAACTTTATCAAAGGCGGACAAAGGAACGAGAGGCGGCGTTGGGACATATGGATCCCATGGCTGGAGGTAGACCGGTGTATAATGAGGTAGGAGATAAGCCACCAACATTTAGTGCggcgacgaagaagagactcTTCAGGATGAAAGAACCCGAAAGGTCCATCGAATG GATGCACCAGTCATTCGTCTACTCATCCACAGCGCAAGTTCTCCAAGTGACGTTTTGGCATGCCTACCGAGATTTCTTCACTAATCCAGCTTGCGTGGAACCAATGTTGAGCGCTTCCGATGTGATCAAGAATGTCACTGCAGCGTTCCCGGGGGCGAGTGCAAAAGTATGGACCGATGCGACTGGCGCGCAAAAGTTTGTGATCGCTGGTGTCGGTTTCAGGAAGCGGTCAG ACGACGATGAAAGGTTTACATGTTACTGGGACGCATGTCCACAACGACACTCGGCCACTAACCCCGTCCAATTACTTGAACACATCCGCAACTACCATCTCCAACCCTTTTCCGCACCCCGATGTCAATGGGGCTCATGCGATCACTGCCTCTGCACAtactctcatctcctcacTCATATCCCCCTTGGCcaacctccatcctccatttccatccctGATGCCATTTCTTGTCATATTGCAGACCATAGTAGCTCCGTCTTGCAGCGCAAGATCACCAACCGTACTGTCCCGCCTTTATCCAACGTCCGTCTAGCCGTTCAAGGGGCATTTACTCCTGTCGACGCTCGTCGACAACCTACCGGCGCAGCCTTCCTCGCGGCGTTACTTATCCGTAATCTTGCCCGTACCCTACGTGCCGAAATCTCACTCGCCTTGCCGGATTCGTCTCATGCCCAATCGCAAGAAGCGGCAGATGAAGCCcaggcgaggaagagacaCCTCCTGGAAGAGAGATATGGACTGCCCATCCCGGATTCAGtattgaaagaagaagaagaggagcaggcgAATATGCAGCAAGGTCAAGAACTGGATAtgagcgaggaagagagggagagggcgaagagATCGTTTGAGaatgtggaggagaggatcATAAAGGTCATGTTGGAGAATGTTAGCGGGATAACGCAGTATCTTGGCGACGCGCTTGGACTGTAG
- a CDS encoding histone H3, which translates to MARTKQTARKSTGGKAPRKQLATKAARKQTTTSAAGGVKKPHRYRPGTVALREIRRYQKSTELLIRKLPFQRLVREIAQDFKTDLRFQSSAVMALQEASEAYLVSLFEDTNLAAIHAKRVTIQPKDLQLARRLRGERS; encoded by the exons ATGGCCCGAACAAAGCAGACCGCACGAAAGTCCACTGGTGGTAAGGCCCCCAGGAAGCAGC TCGCCACCAAGGCTGCCAGGAAGCAGACTACCACCTCCGCCGCTGGTGGTGTCAAGAAGCCCCACAGGTACAGGCCCGGTACCGTCGCTCTCCGAGAAATCCGACGATACCAGAA GTCTACTGAGCTCCTTATTAGGAAGCTTCCCTTCCAGCGACTTGTTCGTGAAATCGCCCAGGACTTCAAG ACTGACCTCCGATTCCAGTCCTCTGCTGTCATGGCTCTCCAGGAGGCTTCTGAGGCCTACCTCGTCTCCCTCTTTGAGGACACCAACTTGGCTGCCATCCACGCTAAGCGTGTCACCATCCAGCCCAAGGACCTCCAGCTCGCCCGTCGTCTCCGAGGCGAGAGGTCTTAA